Proteins encoded by one window of Geobacter sp. DSM 9736:
- a CDS encoding OmpA family protein encodes MRKFVVTGTVIALLAGGTAYAEFEGLKALGKEAGKSVVSGAKENVLNQVTKKLKKVQNEKGPIKFKTGKAEVDPACDKTMTSIAAIMADYPGFHVQVDGHTDNVGRPEANLKLSQERAEAVVSYLVEKKGVEAKRLSAKGFGDTQPIADNKTKKGQAKNRRVDFTVTKL; translated from the coding sequence ATGAGGAAATTTGTCGTGACGGGGACCGTGATTGCGCTGCTTGCAGGAGGTACTGCCTACGCCGAGTTTGAGGGATTGAAGGCGCTTGGAAAGGAAGCGGGCAAATCGGTGGTTTCGGGGGCCAAGGAAAATGTGCTGAACCAGGTTACCAAAAAACTGAAAAAAGTGCAGAACGAAAAAGGGCCGATCAAGTTCAAGACCGGAAAGGCCGAAGTGGACCCGGCCTGTGATAAAACCATGACGTCCATCGCTGCGATAATGGCAGATTATCCTGGTTTCCATGTACAGGTGGACGGCCACACCGACAATGTCGGGAGGCCGGAGGCAAACCTCAAGCTGTCCCAGGAACGTGCCGAGGCGGTGGTATCATACCTTGTGGAGAAAAAAGGTGTAGAGGCAAAGCGGCTTTCGGCAAAAGGATTCGGAGACACCCAACCCATTGCCGATAACAAGACGAAAAAGGGGCAGGCAAAAAACCGCAGGGTCGATTTTACCGTAACCAAGCTGTAG